Proteins from a single region of Methanoculleus horonobensis:
- a CDS encoding adenylosuccinate synthetase, which translates to MSCTIIVGGFFGDEGKGKIVAHIAHQDRPSIISRGGVGPNAGHTVLIGEKEYGVRMVPSGFVYPEARLMIGSGVLVDPRVFLREVDLVGVRDRIFVDGRCGVIEEDHIARDKGSDHLSKKIGSTGTGCGPANADRVLRTSRQAKDVPELAGFITDVAEDVNSALDNDEVVLLEGTQGFGISLYFGTYPFVTSKDTSASQIAADNGVGPTRVDDVIVVFKAYPTRVGEGPFSTEMSSARSHELGIEEFGTVTHRQRRIGTWDGKMARYSAMINGCTQAAITGIDRIDPACFGATEYDQLTKAARDFIAQAEKDIGKPVTLISTGPEMSQIIDLRSEL; encoded by the coding sequence ATGAGTTGTACTATTATCGTCGGCGGGTTCTTTGGTGACGAGGGAAAAGGAAAGATCGTGGCCCATATCGCTCACCAGGACAGACCATCCATCATCTCCCGGGGCGGCGTCGGCCCGAACGCTGGGCATACCGTCCTCATTGGAGAGAAGGAATACGGGGTTCGGATGGTTCCCTCAGGGTTCGTCTACCCGGAAGCGCGCCTCATGATCGGGAGCGGCGTGCTCGTCGATCCTCGTGTCTTTCTGCGGGAAGTCGACCTGGTCGGCGTCCGGGACAGGATCTTTGTTGATGGACGGTGCGGTGTCATCGAAGAGGATCACATCGCGCGGGACAAGGGAAGCGATCACCTCAGCAAGAAGATCGGGAGCACCGGAACCGGGTGCGGCCCGGCAAACGCGGATCGTGTTCTCCGGACGTCGCGGCAGGCGAAGGACGTCCCGGAGCTCGCGGGTTTCATCACCGACGTGGCCGAGGACGTCAACTCTGCTCTCGATAACGACGAGGTGGTTCTCCTCGAAGGAACCCAGGGTTTCGGGATCTCGCTCTACTTCGGAACCTACCCGTTCGTGACGAGCAAGGATACCTCCGCCTCGCAGATCGCCGCCGACAACGGCGTCGGTCCGACCAGGGTCGACGACGTCATCGTCGTCTTCAAGGCCTACCCGACCCGGGTCGGCGAAGGCCCCTTCTCCACCGAGATGTCGTCGGCGCGGTCGCACGAGCTCGGGATCGAGGAGTTCGGCACCGTCACCCATCGCCAGCGCCGCATCGGCACCTGGGACGGGAAGATGGCGCGCTACTCGGCGATGATCAACGGCTGCACCCAGGCGGCGATCACCGGTATCGACCGGATCGACCCGGCCTGTTTCGGCGCGACGGAGTACGATCAGCTGACGAAGGCGGCACGGGACTTCATCGCGCAGGCCGAAAAAGACATCGGCAAACCCGTCACCCTGATCTCGACGGGTCCCGAGATGTCCCAGATCATCGATCTTCGGAGCGAACTATGA
- the cgi121 gene encoding KEOPS complex subunit Cgi121 encodes MTEIPCDIYRAAFTVDDNAAFLTEIRTIADEFETHIILFDADRLTGRDHVEAALRHARRSWAGGEAIANSLEMEALLYAAGTRQCQVASSFGIHPGENRSFVAVCPPAPGVRDQLAGLVRIVSDEEDGEEIDPAKRARLADLFSITPEEVAVVGEERFRELVLERVALLDVYR; translated from the coding sequence ATGACAGAGATACCCTGCGATATCTACCGGGCGGCTTTCACGGTCGATGACAACGCCGCTTTCCTCACAGAGATCCGAACGATCGCCGACGAGTTTGAGACCCACATCATCCTCTTCGACGCCGACCGCCTGACCGGACGGGATCACGTCGAGGCGGCGCTCCGGCACGCCCGGAGGTCCTGGGCCGGCGGTGAAGCGATCGCGAACTCACTTGAGATGGAGGCCCTCCTCTACGCTGCGGGAACCCGGCAGTGCCAGGTGGCCTCGTCGTTCGGGATTCACCCGGGCGAGAACCGGTCGTTTGTCGCCGTCTGCCCGCCGGCGCCCGGCGTCCGGGACCAGCTGGCGGGTCTCGTGAGGATCGTCAGCGATGAAGAGGATGGGGAAGAGATCGATCCCGCAAAAAGGGCGCGTCTTGCCGACCTCTTCTCGATCACCCCCGAGGAGGTTGCCGTGGTCGGCGAGGAGCGGTTCCGCGAACTCGTCCTCGAGCGGGTGGCGCTCCTCGACGTCTACCGCTGA
- a CDS encoding Lrp/AsnC family transcriptional regulator, with protein sequence MDEKDRILLHLLEENCRTPTEELAVLAEMSEEDVRDRIGRLETSGAIRRYGAVVDWEGAGDGNVVAVLELKVSPERDFGYDRIAERITRFPQVRSLRLMTGAYDLQLLVTGPSMHEIARFVSEQIAPMDRIRETATHIIMKTYKENGTTFAEREEVERLPYSF encoded by the coding sequence ATGGACGAAAAGGATCGTATCCTCCTCCATCTCCTGGAGGAGAACTGCCGCACCCCGACAGAAGAACTTGCGGTGCTGGCCGAGATGAGCGAAGAGGACGTAAGAGACCGAATCGGCCGGCTGGAAACTTCAGGCGCCATCCGTCGCTACGGGGCGGTCGTCGACTGGGAGGGGGCCGGCGACGGAAACGTCGTCGCGGTGCTCGAACTCAAAGTCTCGCCCGAGCGGGACTTCGGCTACGACCGGATCGCCGAGCGGATCACCCGGTTCCCGCAGGTCCGGTCGCTCCGCCTGATGACCGGCGCGTACGACCTTCAGCTCCTGGTCACCGGGCCGAGCATGCACGAGATCGCGCGGTTCGTCTCCGAACAGATCGCCCCGATGGACAGGATCCGGGAGACGGCGACGCACATCATCATGAAGACCTACAAGGAGAACGGCACCACCTTCGCCGAGCGCGAAGAGGTCGAGCGGCTCCCCTACTCGTTCTGA
- a CDS encoding MogA/MoaB family molybdenum cofactor biosynthesis protein, with amino-acid sequence MDSSHLKPLTVTGAVITVSSTRKPETDTSGKTLIDLLSAAEIEVTHYGVIPDDQERIRSEVRTALSRANCVIVTGGTGLTADDVTIEAVAPLLEKTIDGFGELFRLKSYDEIGTSAILSRAIAGVVGGRAVFCIPGSTKAVTLAAKEIIIPEIRHILSHAGAGQR; translated from the coding sequence ATGGACAGCAGTCATCTTAAACCGCTCACCGTAACCGGTGCCGTCATCACCGTCTCCTCGACTCGGAAACCCGAGACCGACACCAGCGGAAAGACGCTCATCGACCTCCTCTCGGCCGCGGAGATCGAGGTGACCCATTATGGCGTCATCCCCGACGACCAGGAGCGGATCCGCTCCGAGGTTCGCACAGCGCTTTCGCGTGCAAACTGCGTCATCGTTACCGGGGGCACCGGGCTCACTGCCGACGACGTGACCATCGAAGCAGTCGCACCGCTCCTTGAAAAGACGATCGACGGGTTCGGGGAACTCTTTCGGCTGAAGAGCTACGACGAGATCGGGACGTCCGCGATCCTCTCGCGGGCGATCGCCGGGGTCGTCGGCGGCCGGGCGGTCTTCTGTATCCCGGGCTCGACGAAGGCGGTCACCCTGGCCGCAAAAGAGATCATCATCCCCGAGATCCGGCACATCCTCAGCCACGCCGGGGCCGGTCAGCGGTAG
- the pdxS gene encoding pyridoxal 5'-phosphate synthase lyase subunit PdxS: MKLEELRFGTELIKRGFASMQKGGVIMDVVNAEQAELAEEAGAVAVMALERVPADIRAAGGVARMADPQKIVEIIDAVSIPVMGKARIGHFVEAQILEALGVDMVDESEVLTPADEQFHIDKTGFGVPFVCGARNLGEALRRINEGAAMIRTKGEAGTGNVVEAVRHMRAIMGGIRALSGLSSQELVDCARDIEAPVDLVIECAQRGRLPVVNFSAGGIATPADAALMMQLGADGVFVGSGIFKSTNPEATARAIVEAVNHYDDAKVIAEVSKGLGEAMKGLDVHLLREDEVLQNRGR; the protein is encoded by the coding sequence ATGAAACTCGAGGAACTGAGATTTGGCACCGAGCTGATCAAGCGCGGCTTTGCGTCGATGCAGAAGGGCGGCGTCATCATGGACGTCGTCAACGCAGAGCAGGCCGAGCTCGCCGAAGAGGCCGGTGCCGTCGCCGTCATGGCGCTTGAGAGAGTCCCTGCCGATATCAGAGCGGCCGGTGGCGTGGCCCGCATGGCCGACCCGCAGAAGATCGTCGAGATCATCGATGCGGTATCCATCCCGGTGATGGGGAAGGCCAGGATCGGCCACTTCGTCGAGGCGCAGATCCTGGAAGCTCTCGGCGTGGACATGGTCGATGAGAGCGAGGTGCTGACCCCGGCCGACGAGCAGTTCCACATCGATAAGACCGGGTTTGGCGTCCCGTTCGTCTGCGGCGCCCGGAACCTCGGGGAGGCGCTGCGCCGTATCAACGAGGGAGCGGCGATGATCCGGACGAAGGGCGAGGCCGGAACCGGCAACGTCGTGGAGGCCGTCCGCCATATGCGGGCGATCATGGGCGGGATCCGGGCTCTCTCCGGCCTCTCCAGTCAGGAACTCGTCGACTGCGCCCGCGATATCGAGGCGCCCGTGGATCTGGTCATCGAGTGCGCACAGCGCGGCCGCCTCCCCGTGGTGAACTTCTCCGCGGGCGGGATCGCGACGCCCGCCGACGCGGCGCTGATGATGCAGCTCGGCGCCGATGGGGTCTTCGTCGGGTCGGGCATCTTCAAGTCCACGAACCCCGAGGCGACCGCCCGGGCGATCGTGGAGGCGGTCAACCACTACGACGACGCAAAGGTCATCGCCGAAGTGAGCAAGGGTCTTGGAGAGGCGATGAAGGGCCTCGACGTCCATCTCCTCCGCGAAGACGAGGTGTTGCAGAACCGTGGGCGTTAA
- a CDS encoding aminotransferase class I/II-fold pyridoxal phosphate-dependent enzyme, whose protein sequence is MRDFVSKRARAIPPSGIRKFFDLAQTMEDVISLGVGEPDFVTPWCVCEASIYSIEQGSTAYTSNKGTPQLRDAISRYLDTRFSTRYDPEAEIIVTCGVSEAADIAIRAVADPGDDILVAEPCYVSYSPCVSLAGGTPVPVLCRAEDEFRLTGDALAESITPRTKALIANFPNNPTGGVMEEADWHAIADLLVDHDLLLISDEVYAELTYDGDHFSPARIPELRDRTITLNGFSKAFAMTGWRIGYLCAPPEITAAALKIHQYVALCAPVMGQIAAYEALRNGEAEKDAMVREYRLRRNLFVDGLNKLGLACHVPKGAFYAFPSVESTGMTDVEFAEGLLREQHVAVVPGSALGPSGAGHVRCAYAVSRDDLKEALSRMGAFLESLK, encoded by the coding sequence TTGAGGGATTTCGTCTCGAAACGGGCCCGCGCCATACCACCCTCGGGTATCCGGAAGTTCTTCGATCTCGCCCAGACGATGGAAGATGTCATATCCCTGGGCGTCGGGGAACCGGACTTCGTGACTCCCTGGTGCGTCTGCGAGGCGTCCATCTACTCCATCGAGCAGGGATCGACCGCCTACACCTCGAACAAGGGGACGCCGCAGCTCCGGGACGCCATCAGCCGCTACCTCGATACCCGGTTCTCCACCCGGTACGATCCCGAGGCGGAGATCATCGTCACCTGCGGCGTCTCGGAGGCGGCTGATATCGCCATCCGGGCCGTCGCCGACCCCGGTGACGATATCCTGGTCGCCGAACCCTGCTACGTCTCCTACAGCCCCTGTGTCTCCCTTGCCGGAGGAACCCCGGTGCCCGTCCTCTGCCGGGCGGAGGACGAGTTCCGGCTGACGGGCGACGCGCTTGCGGAGAGCATCACCCCGCGGACGAAGGCGCTGATTGCAAACTTCCCGAACAACCCCACCGGCGGGGTGATGGAGGAGGCGGACTGGCACGCGATCGCCGATCTCCTCGTCGACCATGACCTCCTCCTCATCAGCGACGAGGTCTACGCCGAGCTCACCTACGACGGCGACCACTTCTCCCCGGCAAGGATCCCGGAACTTCGCGACCGGACGATCACCTTGAACGGGTTCTCGAAGGCCTTTGCCATGACCGGGTGGCGGATCGGCTACCTCTGCGCCCCGCCCGAGATCACCGCGGCGGCGTTGAAGATTCACCAGTACGTCGCGCTCTGCGCTCCCGTCATGGGGCAGATCGCGGCATACGAGGCACTCCGAAACGGGGAGGCCGAGAAGGATGCGATGGTCAGGGAGTACCGTCTCCGGCGCAACCTCTTCGTCGACGGGCTGAACAAGCTCGGTCTTGCCTGCCACGTCCCGAAGGGTGCGTTCTATGCCTTCCCGTCGGTGGAGAGCACCGGGATGACCGATGTCGAGTTCGCGGAGGGGCTCCTCCGGGAGCAGCACGTCGCGGTGGTTCCGGGGAGCGCTCTCGGCCCCTCCGGCGCCGGGCACGTGCGGTGCGCCTACGCCGTCTCGCGCGACGATCTCAAGGAGGCGCTCTCCCGGATGGGAGCCTTCCTGGAATCGTTAAAATAA
- a CDS encoding ATP-dependent DNA helicase, translating to MEIAGLPVPPDLARRYIDGGITELYPPQAACVEAGLFSGKNLLVAIPTASGKTLVAEMAMHHQVGKGGKCLYIVPLRALASEKFEEFSGKGLRVGIATGDFDRRDEYLGRNDIIVATSEKVDSLLRNRTPWLSEISLLVVDEVHLIDDPSRGATVEMVIAKLRHKNPEMQIIALSATIGNPADLAGWLDAELVESEWRPVDLREGVFFEDGIRFADSTREVERKSKYEDLDLVLDTVAEGGQCLVFVSSRKNAEAFAKRAASGLKLANPALAGYADRIRSSASTDMGKILAACVAQGAAFHHAGLSREERQIVEAGFREGQIKAISSTPTLAAGLNLPARRVIVRDYLRFNAGEGMVPIPVREYRQMAGRAGRPRLDPYGEAVLIAKSEEMVDELFDYYIEAAAEDVRSRCADEAVLCTHILSLIATGFARETGEVLGFMDGTFYAHQGESPRALKRAVDRVLEFLRESEMITEVGEWLETTEYGSLVSRLYIDPRSAEVIVNALTRQKDYTDIGFLHLLCATPDMPTLFVRKNDMYALDRFLADHRDELWMEIPWDAGEEFDRSLKTALLLADWADEVGEDVICERYSVGPGDVYGMVESVAWLVHASRHLAGLFAPHLKAPIEEMELRTKHGIKKELLPLIRIRGIGRVRARRLFNNGIDSIEALREAGSEKVGKILGQGIATQIFEQLDGVRDEIGGAAEEQSTLFRFG from the coding sequence ATGGAGATAGCCGGCCTCCCCGTCCCGCCGGATCTTGCCCGGCGCTACATCGACGGCGGGATCACGGAACTCTACCCGCCGCAGGCCGCCTGCGTCGAAGCGGGCCTTTTTTCGGGAAAGAACCTTCTCGTCGCCATCCCCACGGCGAGCGGCAAGACCCTGGTCGCCGAGATGGCGATGCATCACCAGGTGGGGAAGGGCGGTAAGTGCCTCTACATCGTTCCTTTGCGGGCGCTCGCGAGCGAGAAGTTCGAGGAGTTCTCCGGAAAGGGTCTCCGCGTCGGGATCGCCACCGGCGACTTCGATCGAAGGGACGAGTATCTGGGAAGAAACGACATCATCGTCGCGACGAGCGAGAAGGTGGACTCACTCCTGCGGAACCGGACGCCGTGGCTCTCGGAGATCAGCCTGCTCGTCGTCGACGAGGTTCACCTGATCGACGATCCGTCGAGGGGAGCGACGGTCGAGATGGTGATTGCGAAACTCCGGCACAAGAACCCCGAGATGCAGATCATCGCTCTCTCGGCGACCATCGGCAACCCCGCCGACCTCGCCGGATGGCTGGACGCCGAACTCGTCGAGAGCGAGTGGCGCCCGGTCGACCTCCGCGAGGGGGTCTTCTTCGAGGACGGCATCCGGTTTGCCGACAGCACCCGGGAGGTCGAGCGAAAGAGCAAGTACGAGGACCTGGATCTCGTCCTCGATACGGTCGCGGAGGGCGGCCAGTGCCTGGTCTTCGTCAGTTCCCGCAAAAACGCCGAGGCGTTCGCGAAACGCGCGGCATCCGGCCTGAAACTTGCAAACCCCGCTCTCGCCGGCTACGCCGATAGGATACGGTCGAGCGCCTCGACCGATATGGGGAAGATCCTCGCCGCCTGCGTCGCGCAGGGGGCGGCATTCCACCACGCGGGGCTCTCGCGGGAGGAGCGCCAGATCGTCGAAGCCGGATTCCGTGAGGGGCAGATCAAGGCCATCTCCTCTACCCCGACGCTTGCCGCCGGCCTGAACCTCCCCGCCAGGCGGGTGATCGTCCGCGACTACCTCCGGTTCAACGCCGGGGAGGGGATGGTGCCGATCCCGGTCCGGGAGTACCGGCAGATGGCCGGGCGAGCCGGGCGACCGCGGCTCGACCCCTACGGCGAGGCCGTCCTGATCGCGAAGTCCGAGGAGATGGTCGACGAGCTCTTCGACTACTACATCGAGGCGGCGGCAGAAGATGTCCGGAGCCGGTGCGCGGACGAGGCAGTCCTCTGCACCCATATCCTCTCGCTCATCGCGACCGGCTTCGCCCGCGAGACGGGCGAGGTGCTCGGGTTCATGGACGGGACGTTCTACGCCCACCAGGGCGAGAGCCCGCGTGCGCTGAAACGGGCGGTCGACCGGGTGCTCGAGTTCCTGCGGGAGAGCGAGATGATCACCGAGGTGGGGGAGTGGCTCGAGACGACCGAGTACGGGTCGCTCGTCTCCCGGCTCTACATCGATCCCCGGAGCGCCGAGGTGATCGTGAACGCACTGACGCGCCAGAAGGACTACACCGATATCGGCTTCCTCCACCTCCTCTGCGCGACGCCGGATATGCCGACGCTCTTTGTGCGCAAAAACGATATGTATGCCCTCGACCGATTCCTCGCCGACCACCGGGACGAACTCTGGATGGAGATCCCCTGGGACGCGGGCGAGGAGTTCGACCGCAGCCTCAAGACGGCGCTCCTCCTTGCCGACTGGGCGGACGAGGTGGGCGAAGACGTGATCTGCGAGCGCTACAGTGTCGGGCCGGGCGACGTCTACGGGATGGTGGAGAGCGTGGCCTGGCTGGTTCACGCGAGCCGGCACCTCGCCGGACTCTTTGCCCCGCACCTCAAGGCCCCGATCGAGGAGATGGAACTCCGGACGAAGCACGGTATCAAGAAGGAACTCCTGCCGCTCATCAGGATCCGCGGGATCGGCCGGGTCAGAGCCCGCCGGCTCTTCAACAACGGTATCGACTCGATCGAGGCGCTCCGGGAGGCAGGATCCGAGAAGGTCGGCAAGATCCTCGGGCAGGGAATCGCCACCCAGATCTTCGAGCAGCTCGATGGTGTCCGGGACGAGATCGGGGGTGCCGCCGAGGAGCAGTCGACCCTCTTCCGGTTCGGGTGA
- a CDS encoding ORC1-type DNA replication protein, whose protein sequence is MSDDKTSPMGLFKKYLTNRRIFKNREVLRHNYRPQILPHRKPQIDELASILAPALTNETPSNILIYGKTGTGKTASVRYVGTELENASALAGTKCTIVHLNCEVIDTQYRVLAQIANGLDNADEHPSDSTRNHIPMTGWPTDQVYMELKNQLESNGGVMVIILDEIDKLVKKSGDDTLYNLTRINSDLKFAKVSIIGISNDLRFTDFLDPRVLSSLSEEEIVFPPYNAPQLCDILQQRAEMAFVDGALDETVIPLCAALAAQEHGDARRALDLFRVSGELADRENAAGVTEKHVRMAQEKIETDSMVECISTLPTQSKAVLYAMLILEQMGKRIFTSGEVTVVYREIARIIDLDVLTHRRITDLISELNMLGVINTRVISRGRYGRTKEMWFDATTSKIEEVVTRDPRLDDARLKKLDINRLRAMFR, encoded by the coding sequence ATGTCGGACGATAAAACGAGCCCAATGGGATTATTTAAAAAATACCTGACCAATAGACGTATATTCAAGAATAGGGAAGTCCTCCGGCACAACTATCGTCCCCAGATCCTTCCTCACCGGAAGCCCCAGATCGACGAACTTGCCTCTATTCTCGCACCCGCTCTCACAAACGAGACTCCCTCAAACATCCTCATCTACGGCAAGACGGGAACCGGGAAGACGGCGTCTGTCCGGTACGTGGGAACGGAACTCGAGAACGCAAGCGCCCTCGCCGGGACGAAGTGCACGATCGTTCACCTCAACTGCGAAGTGATCGACACCCAGTACCGGGTTCTCGCCCAGATCGCGAACGGTCTCGACAACGCCGACGAGCACCCGAGCGACAGCACGAGGAACCACATCCCCATGACCGGGTGGCCGACCGATCAGGTCTACATGGAGCTCAAGAACCAGCTCGAGAGCAACGGCGGGGTCATGGTCATCATCCTCGACGAGATCGACAAACTCGTGAAGAAGAGCGGCGACGACACCCTCTACAACCTCACCCGGATCAACTCCGACCTCAAGTTCGCAAAGGTGAGCATCATCGGGATCTCGAACGATCTCCGGTTCACCGACTTCCTGGATCCCCGTGTCCTCTCTTCGCTCTCTGAAGAGGAGATCGTCTTCCCCCCTTATAACGCCCCGCAGCTCTGCGACATCCTCCAGCAGAGAGCAGAGATGGCGTTCGTCGACGGCGCGCTCGACGAGACGGTCATCCCGCTCTGTGCGGCGCTCGCGGCCCAGGAGCACGGCGACGCACGGCGGGCGCTCGACCTGTTCCGGGTATCGGGCGAACTCGCGGACCGCGAGAACGCCGCGGGTGTGACCGAGAAGCACGTCCGGATGGCTCAGGAGAAGATCGAGACCGACAGCATGGTCGAGTGCATCTCCACCCTCCCGACCCAGAGCAAGGCGGTCCTCTACGCGATGCTGATTCTCGAGCAGATGGGCAAGAGGATCTTCACGAGCGGCGAGGTCACGGTGGTCTACCGCGAGATCGCCCGGATCATCGACCTCGACGTCCTGACGCACCGCCGGATCACCGACCTCATCTCCGAACTCAACATGCTCGGCGTCATCAACACCCGGGTCATCTCGCGGGGCCGCTACGGCCGGACGAAGGAGATGTGGTTCGACGCAACGACGAGCAAGATCGAGGAGGTCGTCACGCGCGATCCGAGGCTCGACGACGCGAGGCTCAAGAAACTCGACATCAACCGACTGAGAGCAATGTTCAGGTGA
- a CDS encoding methytransferase partner Trm112, whose product MRKNLMEILCCPVCKGELELTVTEESGEEVLEGTLRCAACSVDYPISEGIPNLLPETACED is encoded by the coding sequence ATGAGAAAGAACCTGATGGAGATACTCTGCTGTCCGGTCTGCAAGGGGGAACTCGAACTGACCGTGACCGAAGAGAGCGGTGAGGAGGTGCTGGAGGGGACTCTCCGGTGCGCGGCGTGCAGCGTCGACTACCCCATCAGCGAGGGCATCCCGAACCTCCTCCCGGAGACCGCCTGCGAGGACTGA
- the cbiB gene encoding adenosylcobinamide-phosphate synthase CbiB, with product MAAAAVVVAASLLVDRLIGDPHSRYHPVALLGRFIGWWGVPARYPARIQRVAGVAGAVLTVALFAAPFALVELAAPWYLYLLLAPLLLKACLAWRALEEHAAAVVQALGEGGVDAGRARVGMMVSRDTARLDPEHVLSAAYESMTENLVDSIVSPLFYFGLFGLAGAAAFRAVNTLDAMLGYRDERARIGWFSARADDVANFIPARLTGLILLAYFAAKGRFAPAWTALRRDAKKRPGFNGGIPMAVIAGGVGIRLEKPGAYTLGDAERTLAEGGAGIVSAVRAATIIFVIFEIAALFLLGSVSYT from the coding sequence ATGGCTGCGGCAGCGGTCGTAGTCGCCGCGTCGCTGCTGGTGGATCGGCTGATCGGCGACCCGCACTCACGCTACCACCCGGTGGCGCTCCTCGGCCGGTTCATCGGGTGGTGGGGGGTTCCGGCCCGCTACCCGGCCCGCATCCAGCGGGTTGCCGGGGTTGCGGGAGCCGTCCTGACCGTCGCGCTCTTTGCCGCACCCTTCGCGCTCGTCGAGCTCGCCGCACCCTGGTATCTCTACCTCCTCCTCGCGCCCCTCCTCTTGAAGGCCTGTCTTGCCTGGCGGGCGCTCGAGGAGCATGCCGCGGCCGTGGTTCAGGCGCTCGGGGAGGGGGGAGTCGATGCGGGGCGCGCCCGGGTCGGGATGATGGTGAGCCGGGATACGGCGCGCCTCGATCCCGAGCACGTCCTCTCGGCCGCGTACGAATCGATGACCGAGAACCTGGTGGACAGCATCGTCTCTCCGCTCTTCTACTTCGGGCTCTTCGGGCTCGCCGGGGCTGCAGCCTTCCGGGCGGTCAATACCCTGGACGCCATGCTCGGCTACCGCGACGAGCGAGCCCGGATCGGATGGTTCTCGGCCCGCGCAGACGATGTTGCAAACTTCATCCCGGCGCGGCTGACCGGCCTCATCCTTCTCGCCTACTTCGCAGCGAAGGGCCGGTTCGCCCCGGCCTGGACGGCGCTCCGGCGCGATGCGAAGAAACGCCCCGGATTCAACGGGGGGATCCCGATGGCCGTCATCGCCGGCGGCGTCGGTATCCGGCTCGAGAAGCCCGGTGCCTACACCCTCGGGGACGCGGAACGGACGCTCGCGGAAGGGGGCGCCGGGATCGTCTCTGCGGTTCGGGCGGCGACGATCATCTTTGTGATCTTCGAGATCGCCGCACTATTTTTATTGGGGTCAGTGAGCTATACATAA
- a CDS encoding DUF7524 family protein, which yields MTEIQLNRRGINSIEVPAEVEATPGSDLVLRIVNHGSPLHITLASSNSSAFTSFFHENLYVNGPEEFAIPIRGNVYPGTFNIEVIAGYGARKAEFRVVVRERAAPEPEPVEIPATPAVPARSLRWRSSAPTLLLTAAALVLYGLWLVYRVDLLNAASFAALLLGVILAWLRQRS from the coding sequence ATGACGGAGATCCAGCTCAACCGCCGGGGGATCAACTCCATCGAGGTTCCTGCCGAGGTAGAGGCAACGCCGGGGAGCGACCTCGTTCTCCGGATCGTCAACCACGGATCGCCGTTGCATATCACCCTCGCCTCCTCGAACTCCTCAGCCTTCACCAGCTTCTTCCATGAGAACCTCTACGTGAACGGGCCCGAGGAGTTCGCCATCCCCATCCGGGGTAACGTCTACCCCGGCACCTTCAATATCGAGGTCATCGCCGGATACGGCGCTAGAAAGGCGGAGTTCCGGGTCGTCGTCAGGGAGCGGGCGGCACCGGAGCCCGAACCCGTCGAGATTCCGGCAACTCCCGCCGTTCCGGCGAGATCGCTACGGTGGCGGTCGTCCGCCCCGACTCTTCTCCTCACCGCCGCCGCCCTGGTGCTCTACGGTCTGTGGCTGGTCTACCGGGTGGATCTCTTGAACGCCGCGTCGTTCGCGGCGCTCCTCCTCGGGGTCATCCTCGCATGGCTGCGGCAGCGGTCGTAG
- the pdxT gene encoding pyridoxal 5'-phosphate synthase glutaminase subunit PdxT, whose product MGVKVGVLALQGDVAEHIAAFREALAERPGSSVTAVRRAADLAGLDALAIPGGESTTISRLIEKNGLYEPLVGFEGGIFATCAGMVLISDQVDDPRIRTLSLIPMHVARNAFGRQVDSRETMLEVAGLAEPFRAVFIRAPVATDAGDGVEVLARIPEGIVAVRSGRHMAFAFHPELGGDLRLHRIFLEGLGV is encoded by the coding sequence GTGGGCGTTAAGGTCGGTGTTCTCGCGCTCCAGGGCGACGTCGCCGAGCATATCGCGGCGTTCCGGGAGGCTCTCGCGGAGAGGCCGGGCTCATCGGTCACGGCGGTCAGAAGGGCCGCGGATCTCGCGGGGCTCGATGCGCTCGCGATACCGGGCGGGGAGTCCACCACCATCTCCCGGTTGATCGAGAAGAACGGGCTCTATGAGCCGCTCGTGGGGTTCGAGGGCGGGATATTCGCCACCTGCGCGGGGATGGTTCTCATCTCGGATCAGGTGGACGATCCCAGGATCCGGACGCTCTCCCTCATCCCGATGCACGTGGCGAGGAACGCCTTCGGGCGGCAGGTCGACTCCCGCGAGACGATGCTCGAGGTTGCCGGGCTTGCCGAACCTTTTCGCGCGGTCTTCATCCGGGCGCCGGTGGCGACGGATGCCGGGGATGGCGTCGAGGTGCTTGCCCGCATCCCGGAGGGGATTGTCGCCGTCAGGAGCGGCCGGCACATGGCGTTCGCCTTCCACCCGGAGCTCGGCGGGGATCTCCGCCTGCACCGGATATTTTTAGAGGGGCTCGGGGTATAG